In one window of Arachis ipaensis cultivar K30076 chromosome B06, Araip1.1, whole genome shotgun sequence DNA:
- the LOC107605472 gene encoding protein ALP1-like isoform X2, whose amino-acid sequence MKLPTFADPESLSYVYTLLQSSFDQMNDPINGSTRKRHRKHDDDDDDDDGSSSSNNNNNQEDEDEDEEDEDEDEDAKNNKSKKKKKNNNNNKNKNKKKKKELKGILTSLLLLDEQEKLDHQNLNKICEEEKLSLETNHKNKTKAMVNYYSNLDEYYNHVQESERIKRKKSRNMACAAAVSAASQGLEKAASSEGGGGGGGGGGGAGNGGPQRRLWVKDRSGAWWDECNREDFPEEEFRKAFRMGRSTFDLICEELNSAIVKEDTTLRNAIPVKQRVAVCLWRLATGDPLRLVSKKFGLGISTCHKLVLEVCTAIKTVLMPKYLQWPNESQLRNIKNEFEGISGIPNVVGSMYTSHVPIIAPKVSVAAYFNKRHTERNQKTSYSITVQGVVDPNGVFTDVCIGWPGSMLDDQVLEKSALSQRANNGGLLNGVWIVGGKGYPLMDWVLVPYSQHNLTWTQHAFNEKIGEVQKVAKDAFAKLKGRWSCLQKRTEVKLQDLPIVLGACCVLHNICELRGEKMDPEIKVDLLDDEIVPEVALRSMTSMKARDAIAHNLLHHGLAGTSFV is encoded by the exons atgaaactcCCAACTTTTGCAGACCCTGAATCACTCTCATACGTTTACACTTTGCTTCAGAGTTCTTTTGATCAAATGAATGACCCCATTAATGGTTCCACAAGAAAGAGGCATAGAaaacatgatgatgatgatgatgatgatgatggatcaAGCAGtagcaacaacaataacaaccaagaagatgaagatgaagatgaagaagatgaagatgaagatgaagatgcaaagaacaacaagagcaagaagaagaagaagaacaataacaataacaagaataagaataagaagaagaagaaagagttaAAGGGTATTCTAACATCTTTGCTATTATTAGATGAACAAGAGAAGCTTGATCATCAAAACCTCAACAAAATCTGTGAAGAAGAGAAGCTCTCATTGGAAACCAATCACAAGAACAAGACAAAAGCCATGGTGAATTACTATTCCAACCTTGATGAATATTATAATCACGTCCAAGAATCAGAGAGGATCAAGAGGAAGAAATCAAGGAACATGGCTTGTGCTGCTGCTGTTTCTGCTGCCTCACAAGGCTTAGAAAAAGCAGCATCCTCAGAAG gtggtggtggtggtggaggaggcgGAGGCGGGGCAGGGAATGGGGGGCCTCAGAGGAGGCTGTGGGTGAAGGATAGATCAGGGGCATGGTGGGATGAATGCAACAGAGAAGATTTTCCTGAAGAAGAGTTCAGAAAAGCATTCAGAATGGGAAGATCAACATTTGATTTGATATGTGAAGAACTGAACTCAGCAATTGTGAAAGAAGACACAACACTGAGGAATGCAATCCCTGTGAAGCAAAGGGTAGCTGTTTGTCTATGGAGATTAGCAACTGGTGATCCTCTAAGGCTTGTTTCAAAGAAATTTGGATTAGGAATCTCAACTTGTCACAAGCTTGTTCTTGAGGTTTGCACTGCAATCAAAACTGTTCTTATGCCTAAGTATCTCCAATGGCCTAATGAGTCTCAATTGAGGAACATCAAGAATGAGTTTGAGGGTATTTCTGGTATTCCAAATGTTGTAGGATCCATGTACACTTCACATGTTCCTATCATAGCTCCTAAGGTTAGTGTTGCTGCATATTTCAACAAGAGGCACACTGAGAGGAACCAAAAGACTTCATATTCAATAACAGTTCAAGGTGTTGTTGATCCAAATGGGGTGTTCACTGATGTTTGCATTGGTTGGCCAGGATCAATGCTTGATGATCAAGTTCTTGAGAAATCAGCACTTTCTCAAAGGGCCAACAATGGTGGATTGTTGAATGGTGTTTGGATTGTTGGTGGAAAAGGGTACCCTTTGATGGATTGGGTTTTGGTGCCTTATAGTCAACACAATTTGACTTGGACACAGCATGCTTTCAATGAGAAGATTGGTGAGGTTCAGAAAGTTGCTAAGGATGCATTTGCAAAATTGAAAGGTAGGTGGAGTTGTTTGCAAAAGAGGACTGAGGTTAAGCTTCAGGACTTGCCTATTGTTCTTGGTGCTTGTTGTGTTCTTCATAATATTTGTGAGTTGAGGGGTGAGAAAATGGATCCTGAGATTAAGGTTGATCTTCTTGATGATGAGATTGTTCCTGAGGTTGCTTTGAGATCTATGACTTCAATGAAAGCTAGAGATGCTATTGCTCATAATCTCTTACATCATGGCCTAGCAGGCACTTCTTTTGTTTAA
- the LOC107605472 gene encoding protein ALP1-like isoform X1: MKLPTFADPESLSYVYTLLQSSFDQMNDPINGSTRKRHRKHDDDDDDDDGSSSSNNNNNQEDEDEDEEDEDEDEDAKNNKSKKKKKNNNNNKNKNKKKKKELKGILTSLLLLDEQEKLDHQNLNKICEEEKLSLETNHKNKTKAMVNYYSNLDEYYNHVQESERIKRKKSRNMACAAAVSAASQGLEKAASSEGGGGGGGGGGGGAGNGGPQRRLWVKDRSGAWWDECNREDFPEEEFRKAFRMGRSTFDLICEELNSAIVKEDTTLRNAIPVKQRVAVCLWRLATGDPLRLVSKKFGLGISTCHKLVLEVCTAIKTVLMPKYLQWPNESQLRNIKNEFEGISGIPNVVGSMYTSHVPIIAPKVSVAAYFNKRHTERNQKTSYSITVQGVVDPNGVFTDVCIGWPGSMLDDQVLEKSALSQRANNGGLLNGVWIVGGKGYPLMDWVLVPYSQHNLTWTQHAFNEKIGEVQKVAKDAFAKLKGRWSCLQKRTEVKLQDLPIVLGACCVLHNICELRGEKMDPEIKVDLLDDEIVPEVALRSMTSMKARDAIAHNLLHHGLAGTSFV, from the exons atgaaactcCCAACTTTTGCAGACCCTGAATCACTCTCATACGTTTACACTTTGCTTCAGAGTTCTTTTGATCAAATGAATGACCCCATTAATGGTTCCACAAGAAAGAGGCATAGAaaacatgatgatgatgatgatgatgatgatggatcaAGCAGtagcaacaacaataacaaccaagaagatgaagatgaagatgaagaagatgaagatgaagatgaagatgcaaagaacaacaagagcaagaagaagaagaagaacaataacaataacaagaataagaataagaagaagaagaaagagttaAAGGGTATTCTAACATCTTTGCTATTATTAGATGAACAAGAGAAGCTTGATCATCAAAACCTCAACAAAATCTGTGAAGAAGAGAAGCTCTCATTGGAAACCAATCACAAGAACAAGACAAAAGCCATGGTGAATTACTATTCCAACCTTGATGAATATTATAATCACGTCCAAGAATCAGAGAGGATCAAGAGGAAGAAATCAAGGAACATGGCTTGTGCTGCTGCTGTTTCTGCTGCCTCACAAGGCTTAGAAAAAGCAGCATCCTCAGAAG gaggtggtggtggtggtggaggaggcgGAGGCGGGGCAGGGAATGGGGGGCCTCAGAGGAGGCTGTGGGTGAAGGATAGATCAGGGGCATGGTGGGATGAATGCAACAGAGAAGATTTTCCTGAAGAAGAGTTCAGAAAAGCATTCAGAATGGGAAGATCAACATTTGATTTGATATGTGAAGAACTGAACTCAGCAATTGTGAAAGAAGACACAACACTGAGGAATGCAATCCCTGTGAAGCAAAGGGTAGCTGTTTGTCTATGGAGATTAGCAACTGGTGATCCTCTAAGGCTTGTTTCAAAGAAATTTGGATTAGGAATCTCAACTTGTCACAAGCTTGTTCTTGAGGTTTGCACTGCAATCAAAACTGTTCTTATGCCTAAGTATCTCCAATGGCCTAATGAGTCTCAATTGAGGAACATCAAGAATGAGTTTGAGGGTATTTCTGGTATTCCAAATGTTGTAGGATCCATGTACACTTCACATGTTCCTATCATAGCTCCTAAGGTTAGTGTTGCTGCATATTTCAACAAGAGGCACACTGAGAGGAACCAAAAGACTTCATATTCAATAACAGTTCAAGGTGTTGTTGATCCAAATGGGGTGTTCACTGATGTTTGCATTGGTTGGCCAGGATCAATGCTTGATGATCAAGTTCTTGAGAAATCAGCACTTTCTCAAAGGGCCAACAATGGTGGATTGTTGAATGGTGTTTGGATTGTTGGTGGAAAAGGGTACCCTTTGATGGATTGGGTTTTGGTGCCTTATAGTCAACACAATTTGACTTGGACACAGCATGCTTTCAATGAGAAGATTGGTGAGGTTCAGAAAGTTGCTAAGGATGCATTTGCAAAATTGAAAGGTAGGTGGAGTTGTTTGCAAAAGAGGACTGAGGTTAAGCTTCAGGACTTGCCTATTGTTCTTGGTGCTTGTTGTGTTCTTCATAATATTTGTGAGTTGAGGGGTGAGAAAATGGATCCTGAGATTAAGGTTGATCTTCTTGATGATGAGATTGTTCCTGAGGTTGCTTTGAGATCTATGACTTCAATGAAAGCTAGAGATGCTATTGCTCATAATCTCTTACATCATGGCCTAGCAGGCACTTCTTTTGTTTAA